In the Candidatus Electrothrix rattekaaiensis genome, one interval contains:
- a CDS encoding ABC transporter ATP-binding protein, whose protein sequence is MLVSVFAEVITIGAVIPFLGILTSPEQLFKLSWIKPLIHILEAETAGELLLPLTLAFILIAVFSSAIRIAQLWYNSRLTAAMGTQLRHDIYVMALNKPYEFHLAHNSSDLISLTTEKVGAAISVGIMQVLSLLTALVMSLAIVTTLIYINPFVALIAFVSWGGGYIVIARLVRKKVRKNSDILRENQPQAVKCMQEGLGGIRDVILDNTQEVFSQGYAKTVRRIQYAAVQNSFLSMVPKNLLEVLGITLIALMAYAMQTGPSSGQNALPLLGAFALGAQRLLPGLQQIYYSWSLINGNHAVLEDVTAWLTVANKAVKTGDPLISSLDFRKKIELQDISFQYAGTEKKVLSNVRLTIPKGSRVGFIGETGSGKSTLLDVIMGLLTPAEGQLQVDGRKVDCDNVKAWQQNIAHVSQTIFLSDGSMLENIAFGVPIENIDKKQVEKAARLAQIHDFIEDLPDGYQTLVGERGVRLSGGQRQRIGIARALYKEAKVLVLDEATSALDDATEKAVMAAIDSLDDNLTVLMIAHRLSTLEGCDTVIELSQGKVLRTGDYAVMIEQPAQAQDNVC, encoded by the coding sequence ATGCTTGTTTCGGTTTTTGCCGAAGTCATAACCATTGGTGCTGTTATCCCTTTTCTCGGTATCTTGACCTCTCCTGAACAGCTTTTTAAGCTTTCCTGGATAAAACCGCTTATACATATCTTAGAAGCGGAGACCGCTGGCGAACTCCTCTTACCGCTTACCCTTGCCTTTATTCTTATCGCTGTCTTCTCGTCGGCAATACGGATTGCACAGCTCTGGTATAACAGCAGATTAACGGCAGCGATGGGCACGCAGTTACGCCATGATATCTACGTAATGGCCCTGAACAAACCCTATGAGTTTCATCTCGCCCATAATAGTAGCGATTTGATCAGTCTGACAACCGAGAAGGTCGGAGCTGCCATTAGCGTAGGCATTATGCAGGTTCTTTCTTTGCTGACAGCTTTAGTTATGAGTCTTGCTATTGTCACCACGCTTATTTACATCAATCCTTTTGTTGCGTTGATTGCCTTTGTCAGCTGGGGTGGTGGATATATCGTTATCGCCCGTCTTGTTCGAAAAAAAGTCAGAAAGAACAGCGATATTTTACGTGAAAATCAGCCTCAAGCAGTCAAATGTATGCAGGAAGGCCTTGGGGGAATTCGAGATGTTATTCTGGATAATACTCAGGAGGTTTTCAGTCAGGGCTATGCCAAGACGGTGAGAAGAATTCAATATGCCGCTGTCCAAAATTCCTTTTTAAGTATGGTGCCAAAAAATTTACTTGAAGTTTTGGGTATTACTCTGATAGCCTTGATGGCCTATGCAATGCAAACCGGTCCCTCATCCGGTCAGAACGCCTTACCCTTACTGGGTGCCTTTGCTTTGGGTGCCCAGCGTCTTTTACCGGGACTTCAGCAAATTTATTATTCCTGGTCCCTTATTAACGGTAATCATGCCGTGTTGGAGGATGTCACCGCTTGGCTGACTGTTGCAAACAAGGCCGTAAAGACAGGGGATCCTCTTATCTCGTCATTGGACTTCAGAAAAAAAATTGAACTTCAAGATATCAGTTTTCAGTATGCAGGTACGGAGAAGAAGGTTCTGTCTAATGTTCGACTGACCATACCGAAAGGTTCCAGAGTAGGATTTATTGGAGAGACGGGTAGCGGCAAGAGCACCTTGCTGGATGTCATTATGGGCCTGTTAACCCCGGCAGAGGGACAGCTGCAAGTGGATGGAAGGAAAGTTGATTGCGATAACGTGAAAGCTTGGCAACAGAACATAGCCCATGTTTCACAGACCATTTTTTTGTCTGACGGATCAATGCTGGAAAATATTGCCTTTGGGGTGCCGATTGAGAATATTGATAAAAAACAGGTTGAGAAAGCGGCACGACTGGCTCAGATCCATGATTTCATAGAGGACTTGCCAGACGGGTATCAAACCTTGGTCGGTGAACGGGGAGTGCGGCTTTCCGGCGGCCAGAGACAGCGTATCGGCATAGCCCGTGCCTTGTATAAGGAGGCAAAAGTCCTTGTGTTGGATGAGGCGACAAGTGCCCTTGATGATGCAACGGAAAAGGCAGTGATGGCGGCGATTGATAGCTTAGATGATAACTTGACTGTATTGATGATCGCTCATCGCCTTTCCACTTTGGAAGGATGTGATACTGTTATAGAGTTGTCACAGGGGAAAGTTTTACGCACAGGAGATTATGCCGTCATGATTGAGCAACCGGCACAAGCACAGGACAACGTATGCTGA
- the pseB gene encoding UDP-N-acetylglucosamine 4,6-dehydratase (inverting), producing the protein MLKNSSILITGGTGSFGQTFVPMTLKKYNPRKLIILSRDEMKQWEMAKGYADDPRVRFFIGDVRDKERLYRALDGVDYVVHAAATKIVPTAEYNPFECVKTNINGAMNLIDACIDKRVKRVVALSTDKASSPVNLYGATKLASDKLFVASNSYSGEHGTRFGVVRYGNVMGSRGSVIPFFLSQKEKGELTITDKRMTRFMITLEQGVELVWHAFDDMVGGEIYVKKIPSMKVVDLARAVAPEAEQTFIGIRPGEKLHEQMIGEEDSLYTFEYEEYYKILPAINNWARCEKRIQGGKKVEEGFRYTSDNNTEWMSIEDLQTWIDVNIDKIGKI; encoded by the coding sequence ATGCTGAAGAATTCATCGATTCTCATTACAGGTGGCACCGGCTCATTCGGCCAAACCTTTGTGCCCATGACTCTGAAGAAATATAATCCACGTAAGCTGATTATTTTATCACGGGATGAGATGAAACAGTGGGAGATGGCCAAAGGGTATGCTGATGACCCTCGTGTTCGTTTCTTTATAGGAGATGTCCGAGATAAAGAACGTCTTTATCGAGCATTGGACGGGGTTGATTATGTTGTGCATGCAGCAGCAACCAAGATTGTGCCGACAGCGGAATATAATCCGTTTGAGTGTGTAAAAACAAATATTAACGGAGCAATGAACCTTATTGATGCCTGTATTGACAAGAGGGTGAAACGTGTTGTTGCTCTTTCCACGGATAAGGCAAGCAGCCCTGTCAATCTTTACGGGGCTACCAAACTGGCTTCAGATAAATTATTTGTTGCAAGTAACTCCTATTCAGGTGAGCATGGAACCCGCTTCGGCGTTGTGCGTTACGGTAATGTTATGGGCTCGCGCGGCTCGGTTATTCCTTTTTTCCTTTCGCAGAAAGAAAAAGGTGAGCTTACGATCACAGATAAGCGGATGACCCGCTTTATGATTACCCTTGAGCAGGGGGTGGAGCTTGTCTGGCACGCATTTGATGATATGGTTGGTGGCGAGATCTATGTGAAAAAAATTCCATCAATGAAAGTCGTTGACCTCGCACGTGCAGTAGCGCCTGAGGCTGAGCAGACATTCATCGGTATACGTCCTGGTGAAAAACTGCATGAGCAGATGATCGGGGAGGAAGATTCATTGTATACATTTGAATATGAAGAGTATTATAAGATTTTGCCCGCTATCAATAATTGGGCAAGGTGCGAAAAACGAATACAGGGTGGCAAAAAGGTTGAAGAAGGATTTCGGTACACCAGTGATAATAACACGGAATGGATGAGTATTGAGGACTTGCAGACCTGGATTGATGTCAACATAGATAAGATCGGGAAGATTTAG
- the pseC gene encoding UDP-4-amino-4,6-dideoxy-N-acetyl-beta-L-altrosamine transaminase produces MIPYGWQDINQQDIDEVVAVLRSDWLTQGPKVPEFEQAVAMYCSAKYAVAVNSATSALHIACLALGLSEGDYLWTSPNTFIASANCALYCGASVDFVDIDPRTYNMSVAALEEKLISAEKQGKLPKVVVPVHFAGQSCEMATIKKLGGKYGFSILEDASHAIGGKYRDEPIGNCRFSDITVFSFHPVKIITTGEGGMALTNNSELAQRMARLRTHGITRDADLMTEEPHGPWYYQQIELGFNYRITDIQAALGVSQLQRLDEFILRRHEIAERYNAAFEHLQLIRPWQHSDCFSAYHLYVVRLQSQINKLRLNVFNQLRASEIGVNIHYIPIHTQPFYRKLGFKVTDFPEAEGYYQEAISLPMYPTLSANQQTQVIETLQAILS; encoded by the coding sequence ATGATTCCGTACGGCTGGCAGGATATCAATCAACAGGATATTGATGAGGTTGTCGCCGTGTTGCGCTCGGATTGGTTGACCCAGGGACCGAAGGTGCCCGAGTTCGAGCAAGCTGTGGCAATGTATTGCAGTGCAAAATATGCCGTTGCTGTCAACAGTGCCACCTCAGCTCTGCACATTGCCTGTTTGGCGTTAGGGCTGAGCGAAGGTGATTATCTCTGGACATCACCGAATACCTTTATTGCCTCGGCGAATTGCGCTTTGTATTGCGGAGCATCTGTAGATTTTGTTGATATTGATCCGCGTACCTACAACATGAGTGTCGCGGCGTTAGAAGAAAAACTAATCTCTGCCGAGAAACAGGGCAAACTACCTAAAGTTGTTGTTCCTGTCCATTTTGCTGGGCAATCGTGCGAGATGGCGACGATTAAAAAGCTTGGGGGGAAATACGGTTTTTCGATTCTGGAGGATGCTTCCCATGCCATCGGTGGTAAATATAGAGATGAGCCTATCGGAAATTGCCGTTTTAGTGATATCACCGTGTTTAGTTTTCACCCGGTAAAAATCATCACCACCGGTGAAGGTGGCATGGCCTTGACAAATAATTCCGAGTTGGCGCAGCGCATGGCTCGTTTACGCACACATGGAATCACCCGCGACGCTGATTTGATGACGGAAGAACCGCACGGTCCTTGGTATTATCAGCAAATCGAATTGGGCTTTAATTATCGAATAACGGATATTCAAGCGGCACTGGGTGTCAGTCAGTTACAACGGCTTGACGAATTTATCCTGCGTCGGCATGAAATTGCGGAGCGATACAATGCCGCATTTGAACACTTACAGCTGATTCGCCCATGGCAACATTCAGACTGTTTTTCTGCTTATCATTTGTATGTTGTTCGCTTACAAAGCCAAATAAACAAATTACGTTTAAATGTATTTAATCAGTTACGCGCCAGTGAAATAGGCGTGAATATTCACTATATTCCGATTCACACTCAGCCTTTTTACCGAAAATTAGGATTTAAAGTGACCGATTTTCCTGAGGCTGAAGGTTATTACCAAGAAGCCATTTCTTTGCCGATGTACCCTACATTATCGGCAAATCAGCAAACACAAGTTATCGAAACACTCCAGGCGATTTTGTCATGA
- the pseF gene encoding pseudaminic acid cytidylyltransferase: MNLAVIPARGGSKRIPRKNIKAFAGKPIIAYSIEAALRSELFQDVVVSTDDSEIADIAKQFGASVPFMRPPELADDYAGTLEVIAHAITEISRLWRTQPDYTCCIYATAPLIQVQDIVQGYNLLKTKNKYYAFPVTSFSFPVQRAIKFTDDGAIEPFYPEYQNTRSQDLEPAYHDAGQFYWGKSDAFLSMHSMDNDHAIPIPIPRYRVQDIDTEEDWKQAEILYTCLKPTFRK; encoded by the coding sequence ATGAATTTAGCGGTTATTCCCGCGCGCGGTGGCAGTAAGCGTATTCCGCGCAAAAACATCAAAGCATTTGCCGGTAAGCCAATAATTGCGTATTCAATCGAGGCCGCTTTACGTTCAGAATTGTTCCAAGATGTTGTTGTGTCTACCGATGATTCCGAAATAGCGGATATTGCCAAGCAGTTCGGTGCAAGTGTGCCATTCATGCGCCCACCGGAATTGGCGGACGATTATGCCGGTACGCTTGAGGTGATTGCTCATGCTATTACAGAAATTAGCCGCTTATGGCGTACGCAGCCAGACTATACTTGTTGTATTTACGCAACTGCCCCGCTGATTCAAGTGCAGGATATTGTGCAAGGCTATAATTTGCTCAAAACCAAAAATAAATATTACGCTTTTCCCGTTACCAGCTTTAGTTTTCCAGTTCAGCGGGCAATAAAATTTACTGATGATGGTGCAATTGAACCGTTTTATCCTGAATATCAAAATACTCGTTCCCAGGATTTAGAACCTGCTTATCATGATGCAGGGCAATTTTATTGGGGTAAAAGTGATGCATTTTTATCCATGCACTCCATGGATAACGACCACGCTATTCCTATCCCCATACCGCGTTACCGAGTGCAAGATATCGATACGGAAGAAGATTGGAAACAGGCTGAAATTTTATACACATGTTTGAAACCTACTTTTAGGAAATAA
- the pseG gene encoding UDP-2,4-diacetamido-2,4,6-trideoxy-beta-L-altropyranose hydrolase, producing the protein MVLAGKEVKSVAIRTDASFRIGSGHFMRCRTLAEELQRHGAEVEFICHRHSGNLIDMLRGTFPVRELPPPMNTQTAPDEDFVAWLGVSQEKDAADTIAALQGWRPDWLIVDHYSLDKTWEMALRPHIERIMVIDDLANRPHDCDLFLDQNLHPSVNIYNLGLAPPYCKLFLGCNYLIFRPEFREARSKQSRHSNSDVKRILVSFGGADLANTTIKVIQMLKKLTITCVVDVVVGTLHPHKKLIKKECSALNNFNFHEQTNKMAELMSKADLAISAGGFTSYELAFLGVPALLLPATQSQSLFTAELEECGAAISFDFMEDFPDALLQNKLGVLLSSQFSREKMTNAGYKLFDGQGIERVCEALLYFSE; encoded by the coding sequence ATGGTTCTTGCTGGAAAAGAAGTGAAATCAGTCGCTATCCGCACAGATGCATCCTTTCGCATCGGCAGCGGACATTTTATGCGTTGCCGCACATTGGCGGAAGAACTCCAACGACATGGTGCGGAGGTGGAGTTTATTTGTCACCGCCACAGCGGCAACTTAATCGACATGTTGCGAGGTACTTTTCCAGTCCGCGAACTGCCGCCGCCAATGAATACTCAAACGGCACCGGATGAAGATTTTGTTGCTTGGCTTGGTGTTAGTCAGGAAAAAGATGCTGCTGATACGATTGCTGCATTACAAGGCTGGCGACCTGATTGGCTGATAGTTGACCACTACAGTTTGGATAAAACCTGGGAAATGGCTCTGCGTCCCCATATCGAGCGTATTATGGTGATTGACGACTTGGCGAACCGCCCCCACGATTGTGATCTGTTTCTGGATCAAAATCTCCACCCTAGTGTAAATATCTATAATTTAGGTCTAGCACCTCCATATTGCAAATTGTTTCTTGGATGCAACTATTTAATCTTTCGCCCAGAGTTTCGTGAAGCACGTAGCAAACAGTCACGACATTCAAATAGTGATGTAAAGCGTATTTTGGTGTCTTTTGGTGGTGCTGATTTAGCAAATACAACTATCAAAGTAATCCAGATGTTGAAAAAACTTACAATAACATGTGTTGTTGATGTAGTTGTTGGCACTCTTCACCCCCACAAAAAACTAATTAAGAAAGAGTGCTCTGCTTTAAATAATTTTAATTTTCATGAGCAAACAAACAAAATGGCTGAATTAATGTCCAAAGCAGATTTAGCAATATCTGCTGGTGGTTTCACAAGTTACGAGCTTGCATTTTTAGGTGTTCCAGCTTTGTTGTTGCCTGCGACTCAAAGTCAATCACTATTTACAGCGGAACTCGAAGAATGTGGTGCGGCCATTAGTTTCGATTTTATGGAAGATTTTCCTGATGCTCTTTTGCAAAATAAACTTGGAGTTTTACTTAGCTCCCAGTTCTCTCGTGAAAAAATGACAAATGCAGGATATAAGTTGTTCGATGGTCAGGGGATAGAGCGGGTCTGCGAAGCTCTTCTCTATTTCTCAGAATAA
- a CDS encoding methyltransferase gives MSSTTPIVNHYRKLLQEHGDTAESAQWSSRQSQEQRFKYLTQIGSLEGMRVLDFGCGTGHLATYLKSQEINVTYTGIDIVDEFFPVCRAKHPGHRFSRIEDIKGERFDYVFVSGVFNNKQKNNRKFYQDSVCMLFGLCDIGLAFNMMSTYVDYQDKNLFYEDPGRAFKFVKQEITPFVVLRHDYEVKEGVIPFEFIIYAYRGATS, from the coding sequence ATGAGTAGCACTACTCCTATTGTAAATCATTACCGCAAATTACTACAAGAGCATGGAGATACTGCGGAGTCAGCCCAGTGGTCTTCTCGTCAGTCACAAGAACAGCGATTTAAATATCTGACTCAAATTGGCTCGTTGGAAGGTATGAGAGTATTAGATTTTGGTTGTGGCACCGGGCATCTTGCTACCTATCTCAAGTCGCAGGAAATTAACGTAACTTACACCGGAATCGATATTGTAGATGAGTTTTTCCCTGTGTGTCGTGCCAAGCACCCGGGGCATCGGTTTAGTCGAATTGAAGATATTAAAGGTGAACGATTTGATTATGTGTTTGTAAGTGGCGTATTCAACAATAAACAAAAAAATAACCGTAAATTTTATCAAGATTCTGTTTGTATGCTATTTGGATTATGTGATATAGGACTGGCTTTTAACATGATGAGTACATATGTGGATTATCAGGACAAGAATTTATTTTATGAGGACCCAGGCAGAGCTTTTAAGTTTGTAAAACAAGAAATCACTCCATTTGTTGTATTGCGTCATGACTATGAGGTAAAAGAGGGCGTTATTCCATTTGAATTTATTATTTATGCCTATCGAGGAGCGACTTCGTGA
- a CDS encoding WbqC family protein, with the protein MQPTYLPWAGYFNLINSVDTFVFLDDVQFEKSSWQSRNRILANGVETYLTVPIKRQGLNTQIKDVLINDNTPWRKKHYMTVSQAYSKVSQGEDIIDLFEEIVKDKSIEKVVSLNTRFIILVSNALGLHTDFVFASDLNCEGNRSSHIVEICKSIAATEYLSPEGAREYLTEDGIFNESNISLSFQKFVPGVYNQIKAPNFVSHLSILDVIANLGWKNTLAYISN; encoded by the coding sequence ATGCAGCCTACTTATCTTCCGTGGGCAGGTTATTTTAATCTCATCAATTCAGTGGATACTTTTGTTTTCTTAGATGATGTTCAATTTGAGAAATCATCGTGGCAATCAAGAAATCGTATTCTGGCAAACGGCGTAGAAACCTACCTAACAGTTCCAATAAAACGGCAAGGTTTAAATACACAAATTAAAGATGTTTTGATCAATGATAATACTCCGTGGAGAAAAAAACACTACATGACTGTTTCTCAAGCTTATAGCAAGGTGTCTCAGGGTGAAGATATTATTGATTTATTTGAAGAGATCGTTAAGGATAAAAGCATTGAGAAAGTTGTTAGTCTAAATACTCGCTTTATTATTTTAGTTTCTAACGCGTTAGGATTACACACTGATTTTGTGTTTGCCAGTGACTTAAATTGCGAAGGAAATAGATCATCTCATATAGTTGAAATTTGTAAATCTATTGCAGCAACTGAATATCTTTCTCCCGAAGGTGCTAGAGAATACTTGACTGAAGATGGCATATTCAATGAATCAAACATTTCGTTAAGTTTCCAGAAATTTGTTCCTGGCGTGTACAATCAAATTAAAGCGCCTAACTTTGTCTCGCATTTATCTATTCTGGATGTCATTGCTAACCTTGGCTGGAAGAATACTCTAGCATATATATCCAACTGA
- the pseI gene encoding pseudaminic acid synthase produces the protein MIARDFQIKNHSIGSSYAPFIIAEMSGNHNQSLDRALEIVEAAAKAGAHGLKLQTYTADTMTLDISEGEFFIEDKNSLWQGKSLYQLYQEAYTPWEWHEPIFKRALELGMVAFSSPFDETAVDFLESLDAPCYKIASFEMTDLPLVRKVASTGKPMIISTGMAMLGEIDETVRTAREAGAAEIVLLKCTSTYPASADKTNLLTIPNLREATGCQIGLSDHTMGIGTAVAAVALGATVIEKHFTLRRADGGVDSAFSMEPEEMAALVIETERAWQAMGNVSYGSNAAEKKSLVFRRSLYVTEDMKEGDVLTKENLRVIRPGYGLKPKYIDMLLGKIVRQNIKKGTPMRWEFICSSR, from the coding sequence ATGATTGCGCGCGATTTCCAAATAAAAAATCATTCAATTGGATCAAGCTATGCACCTTTCATCATCGCCGAAATGTCCGGCAACCATAACCAATCCCTTGACCGGGCGCTGGAGATTGTGGAAGCAGCGGCAAAAGCGGGAGCGCATGGCCTGAAGTTACAAACCTATACCGCCGATACCATGACCCTGGACATTAGTGAAGGCGAATTTTTTATCGAAGATAAAAACAGCCTGTGGCAAGGCAAATCGCTTTACCAGCTTTATCAGGAAGCCTATACCCCGTGGGAATGGCACGAACCGATTTTCAAACGCGCCCTTGAACTGGGTATGGTGGCTTTCAGTTCGCCTTTCGATGAAACAGCGGTAGATTTTCTGGAGAGCCTGGATGCGCCGTGCTATAAAATTGCCTCGTTTGAGATGACCGATTTACCTTTAGTTCGCAAGGTCGCAAGCACCGGTAAGCCGATGATTATTTCCACCGGCATGGCAATGCTTGGTGAGATTGACGAGACTGTACGCACAGCAAGGGAAGCAGGTGCTGCTGAAATCGTCCTGCTTAAATGCACCAGCACCTATCCAGCATCAGCGGATAAGACGAATTTATTGACCATTCCGAATTTACGAGAAGCCACAGGCTGTCAAATCGGGCTGTCTGATCACACAATGGGAATCGGTACTGCTGTGGCGGCGGTTGCGTTAGGTGCAACTGTGATTGAAAAGCATTTTACTTTACGCCGTGCTGATGGCGGAGTGGACTCGGCTTTTTCCATGGAGCCGGAAGAAATGGCGGCATTAGTGATAGAAACCGAGCGAGCGTGGCAGGCAATGGGGAATGTCAGCTATGGCTCCAACGCTGCTGAAAAGAAATCGCTTGTTTTTCGACGTTCTTTATATGTTACTGAGGATATGAAGGAGGGAGACGTGCTGACGAAAGAAAATTTGCGAGTTATCAGGCCTGGATATGGGTTGAAGCCTAAGTATATTGATATGTTGCTTGGTAAAATTGTGCGTCAGAACATTAAAAAAGGTACGCCTATGAGGTGGGAATTTATTTGCAGTAGTCGTTAG
- a CDS encoding ketoacyl-ACP synthase III has product MIGLEDIAVYVPERYISNLELLKKFDISESFLTEKIGVLKRAIKHSGEDTSDMALKALKRLISKAGIDKEELQCLIVVTQNPDSNLPHVSGIVHGKAELPSSCAVFDISLGCSGYVYGLSILLSFLKANQLCRGVLITCDPYSKVIDVDDKNTALLFGDASTATLIGPSPVMICSHFMFGTQGDLSGALTCQNGKLKMKGREVFNFAARVIPESIKQLCQRANICKEEVDCFIFHQGSRYLIETLIKRIGLEEAKVLFDIEQVGNTVSSSIPLLLEKKMLDSADNIFVLSGFGVGLSWANCLCRRTERNND; this is encoded by the coding sequence GTGATAGGTCTTGAAGATATAGCTGTTTATGTCCCGGAAAGATACATCTCTAATCTTGAACTATTAAAAAAGTTCGACATAAGTGAATCATTTTTGACTGAAAAGATTGGAGTATTAAAGAGAGCTATTAAGCATTCAGGTGAAGATACGAGTGATATGGCATTAAAGGCCTTAAAAAGGCTGATATCAAAAGCTGGCATAGACAAAGAAGAACTTCAGTGCCTTATTGTTGTTACTCAAAACCCCGACAGTAATTTACCTCATGTTTCCGGGATTGTTCATGGCAAGGCGGAATTACCATCTTCATGCGCTGTTTTTGATATTTCTCTCGGATGCTCGGGTTATGTATATGGCCTTTCAATATTACTGTCATTTCTAAAAGCTAACCAACTTTGCAGAGGAGTGTTGATTACCTGTGATCCATATAGTAAAGTGATTGATGTTGATGATAAAAATACAGCTCTCTTGTTTGGAGATGCCTCCACTGCAACGCTGATTGGCCCAAGTCCAGTTATGATCTGTAGTCATTTTATGTTTGGTACACAGGGTGATTTGTCAGGGGCTTTGACATGTCAAAATGGAAAGCTGAAGATGAAAGGACGTGAAGTGTTTAATTTTGCCGCTAGAGTGATTCCGGAAAGCATTAAGCAATTATGTCAAAGAGCCAATATTTGCAAAGAAGAGGTTGACTGTTTTATTTTTCATCAGGGCAGCAGGTATTTAATTGAGACACTAATTAAACGAATTGGTTTGGAAGAGGCGAAAGTGCTATTTGATATTGAACAGGTGGGAAATACGGTATCTTCTTCCATTCCACTCTTGCTAGAGAAAAAAATGTTAGATAGTGCAGATAATATTTTTGTGTTGAGCGGTTTTGGTGTAGGTCTTTCATGGGCCAACTGTCTATGCAGAAGAACGGAGAGAAACAATGATTGA
- a CDS encoding AAC(3) family N-acetyltransferase has product MFTAHLSAIQELLGETGTLIVPTHSWSLCNTSKVFDIKRTPSETGPFTEYIRKQKSSVRQLHPFSSSTALGKEAMAICANTSKHAKRIGLEEAKVLFDIEQVGNTVSSSIPLLLEKKMLDSADNIFVLSGFGVGLSWANCLCRRTERNND; this is encoded by the coding sequence GTGTTCACTGCTCATTTGAGTGCTATTCAGGAGCTTCTTGGTGAAACTGGTACGCTGATTGTGCCGACCCATTCATGGTCATTATGTAACACATCGAAAGTATTTGATATAAAAAGAACGCCGAGTGAAACTGGTCCATTCACAGAGTATATAAGGAAACAAAAAAGTTCAGTACGACAACTTCATCCCTTTTCATCATCTACTGCCTTGGGGAAAGAAGCAATGGCAATTTGTGCAAATACATCAAAACATGCTAAACGAATTGGTTTGGAAGAGGCGAAAGTGCTATTTGATATTGAACAGGTGGGAAATACGGTATCTTCTTCCATTCCACTCTTGCTAGAGAAAAAAATGTTAGATAGTGCAGATAATATTTTTGTGTTGAGCGGTTTTGGTGTAGGTCTTTCATGGGCCAACTGTCTATGCAGAAGAACGGAGAGAAACAATGATTGA
- a CDS encoding phosphopantetheine-binding protein, producing the protein MIELEKIIEIIKSTGVVKDITKYDPEKTFQDNGIDSLDTFTIFLAVEEQLGIKFSEKNLNR; encoded by the coding sequence ATGATTGAGCTGGAAAAAATTATTGAAATAATCAAATCAACTGGTGTAGTAAAAGATATAACAAAATATGATCCAGAAAAAACATTTCAAGATAATGGGATTGATTCGCTTGATACCTTTACTATTTTTTTGGCCGTTGAAGAACAGTTAGGGATTAAATTTAGTGAAAAGAATCTGAACAGATAG
- a CDS encoding AAC(3) family N-acetyltransferase produces the protein MFTAHLSAIQELLGETGTLIVPTHSWSLCNTSKVFDIKRTPSETGPFTEYIRKQKSSVRQLHPFSSSTALGKEAMAICANTSKHAYGPESPFQRMIDRNALYVSIGLPIELTISLVHHIELVMGVPYRYVKEFIHPIKVDNELKNIAFYLYVIRRECQIERDCNVNILNEFKKSYSVKRSSLGRSIVESLSTAEFFQAITKVFAKNIYIWLKKPPKKRISYQQ, from the coding sequence GTGTTCACTGCTCATTTGAGTGCTATTCAGGAGCTTCTTGGTGAAACTGGTACGCTGATTGTGCCGACCCATTCATGGTCATTATGTAACACATCGAAAGTATTTGATATAAAAAGAACGCCGAGTGAAACTGGTCCATTCACAGAGTATATAAGGAAACAAAAAAGTTCAGTACGACAACTTCATCCCTTTTCATCATCTACTGCCTTGGGGAAAGAAGCAATGGCAATTTGTGCAAATACATCAAAACATGCTTATGGTCCTGAATCTCCTTTTCAACGTATGATAGACCGCAATGCTTTGTACGTTTCAATTGGCCTGCCTATAGAATTGACTATCTCACTGGTTCACCATATAGAGTTGGTTATGGGAGTGCCCTATCGTTATGTAAAAGAATTCATTCATCCCATAAAGGTGGACAATGAACTGAAAAATATTGCGTTTTATCTTTATGTAATACGAAGAGAATGCCAAATTGAACGAGATTGTAATGTTAACATATTAAATGAATTCAAGAAATCATACTCTGTTAAGCGTAGTTCACTGGGGCGTTCCATTGTGGAATCGCTATCGACTGCTGAGTTTTTTCAGGCCATAACAAAAGTATTTGCTAAAAATATTTACATTTGGCTCAAGAAACCACCGAAGAAAAGAATCTCCTATCAACAGTGA